In the genome of Streptomyces collinus, one region contains:
- a CDS encoding phytanoyl-CoA dioxygenase family protein, with amino-acid sequence MSAPADASTLTDEERALLPTDADVAFYAEHGWYLSQKLFTDEETALLRSASEEFYAGARSRTLPARPPRLAYWTPEKGAVQRHNDYIHYESDEIARVLRKPLLGAVAARLARADRIRVFQSTLILKPPSAEEPSNVVPWHFDRDYWATSSSERMLTAFIPFHTCDERMGTITMIDGSHRWQELDRDAVTARHFVELGSDAESVLNRTAQANGAEVRKVPMVIPEGHVSFHHCRTYHGSGANLSTEPRRAISLHLQDGDNHHRAFPLADGTFATYNHDVLVRRTAQGTPDYADPEFCPVVWDGQPPAPVV; translated from the coding sequence GTGTCCGCACCCGCTGACGCCTCCACCCTCACCGACGAGGAACGCGCCCTCCTCCCCACCGACGCCGACGTCGCCTTCTACGCGGAGCACGGCTGGTACCTGTCGCAGAAGCTGTTCACCGACGAGGAGACGGCCCTCCTGCGCAGCGCCTCCGAGGAGTTCTACGCCGGTGCCCGCAGCCGCACCCTGCCCGCCCGGCCGCCGCGCCTCGCGTACTGGACCCCCGAGAAGGGCGCCGTCCAGCGGCACAACGACTACATCCACTACGAGAGCGACGAGATCGCCCGCGTGCTGCGCAAGCCCCTGCTGGGAGCCGTCGCCGCACGGCTCGCCCGGGCCGACCGGATACGGGTCTTCCAGTCCACCCTGATCCTCAAGCCGCCGAGCGCCGAGGAGCCGAGCAACGTCGTCCCCTGGCACTTCGACCGGGACTACTGGGCCACCTCCAGCTCCGAGCGCATGCTCACCGCGTTCATCCCCTTCCACACCTGCGACGAGCGGATGGGCACGATCACGATGATCGACGGCAGCCACCGCTGGCAGGAGCTCGACCGCGACGCCGTCACCGCCCGCCACTTCGTCGAACTGGGCAGCGACGCCGAGTCGGTCCTGAACCGCACCGCGCAGGCCAACGGCGCGGAGGTCCGCAAGGTCCCGATGGTCATACCCGAGGGCCACGTCAGCTTCCACCACTGCCGCACCTACCACGGCAGCGGCGCCAACCTCTCGACGGAGCCGCGCCGCGCGATCTCCCTCCACCTGCAGGACGGGGACAACCACCACCGGGCCTTCCCACTCGCCGACGGCACCTTCGCCACCTACAACCACGACGTCCTCGTCCGCCGGACCGCGCAGGGCACGCCGGACTACGCGGACCCGGAGTTCTGCCCCGTCGTCTGGGACGGGCAGCCGCCCGCTCCCGTCGTCTGA
- a CDS encoding alpha-hydroxy acid oxidase produces the protein MTHTDRAAPATALEHLHSLADIEQAAHGLLPVPVRDFVAGGAGSELTLAANRRAFEATRIVPRALRDVSGCDPATTLLGLPAAMPVAVAPIGYHGLVHPDGELAAARAAKEAGIPFTVATLSSRTVEDVAAVAGTTWFQLYWLRDRATTFDLVRRAEDAGCAAVMLTVDVPWMGRRLRDVRNGFALPEDVVAANLTTGTASAAHRASAGASAVARHTAAAFDPSLSWPDLEELRRRTRLPLIVKGVLDPADAARAAACGADAVVVSNHGGRQLDGAVPALEALPEVRAALPAACEVLLDSGVRGGVDILKALALGARGVLVGRPLLWGLAVAGTDGVRRTLDLLAAEFRDALGLAGCTDPSAATLLRTRRASDGGPSPW, from the coding sequence GTGACGCACACCGACCGGGCAGCCCCCGCGACGGCCCTGGAACACCTCCACAGCCTCGCCGACATCGAGCAGGCCGCGCACGGGCTTCTGCCGGTCCCGGTACGGGATTTCGTGGCCGGCGGCGCCGGATCCGAACTCACCCTCGCCGCCAACCGCAGGGCCTTCGAGGCGACCCGCATCGTTCCGCGGGCCCTGCGGGACGTGTCGGGCTGCGATCCGGCGACGACCCTGCTCGGTCTGCCCGCCGCGATGCCCGTGGCCGTCGCTCCCATCGGCTACCACGGGCTCGTCCACCCCGACGGCGAACTGGCCGCGGCCCGTGCCGCCAAGGAAGCCGGCATCCCCTTCACCGTCGCCACCCTCAGCAGCCGTACCGTCGAGGACGTCGCCGCCGTCGCCGGCACCACCTGGTTCCAGCTCTACTGGCTGCGCGACCGCGCCACGACCTTCGACCTCGTACGCCGGGCCGAGGACGCCGGCTGCGCGGCCGTCATGCTCACCGTGGACGTCCCCTGGATGGGCCGCCGCCTGCGGGACGTCCGCAACGGCTTCGCCCTGCCCGAAGACGTCGTCGCCGCCAACCTCACCACGGGCACCGCCTCCGCCGCCCACCGGGCGTCGGCGGGGGCCTCGGCGGTGGCCCGCCACACCGCCGCCGCCTTCGACCCCTCCCTGTCCTGGCCCGACCTGGAGGAACTGCGCCGCCGCACCCGGCTGCCGCTGATCGTCAAGGGCGTCCTGGACCCCGCCGACGCCGCCCGTGCCGCGGCGTGCGGGGCCGACGCCGTCGTCGTGTCCAACCACGGCGGACGCCAGCTCGACGGCGCGGTCCCGGCCCTGGAGGCCCTCCCCGAAGTCCGCGCGGCGCTCCCCGCCGCCTGCGAGGTCCTCCTCGACTCCGGTGTCCGCGGCGGCGTCGACATCCTCAAGGCCCTCGCCCTGGGCGCCCGCGGCGTCCTCGTGGGACGGCCCCTGCTGTGGGGTCTCGCGGTCGCGGGGACCGACGGCGTCCGCCGCACCCTCGATCTGCTGGCCGCCGAATTCCGCGACGCCCTCGGCCTGGCCGGCTGCACCGACCCCTCCGCGGCCACCCTGCTGCGGACCCGCCGCGCATCCGACGGAGGACCCTCGCCGTGGTGA
- a CDS encoding beta-ketoacyl synthase N-terminal-like domain-containing protein has protein sequence MTFDDRIAIVGVHLKLPAGIDTTDGFWRLLTDGRDVFTRGPVTDGHVSLTSHIPDAHWFAAEPFGISDYEAGLTDPQHRLLLELAWECLRTAGSGQDSVTGVFSSCSPSSFFEEILLHRPDLWARNVSQILEGTQGDYLATRIAYRLGLTGPALHIGTGCSSSLVALNQAVQALNSFQCDRALVAAASIHAPGETGYDVREGGIYSADGRCRPFSDDANGTVPGNGAAVVLLKRLEDALTDGDPVHAVVLGSAVNNDGDRKAGFAAPGLDGQLDCVTTALDVAELEPDQVSYIEAHGTGTRVGDPIELRALAKAYGPAGPGGRHVGSVKANIGHCDVAAGLFGVIKSALILTHGTVPPQINFTAPTTAHDWSDGSLNVARAAVDLRAGRDADAPLIAGVSSLGVGGTNAHVLLQDARSLIGADEAARRAPRPVVRIPGRVPYEPVVRPEAAADAAAAARAGTEAAGTAGTADPAAPVTDAQLLELFSQHTAEPVTAMDEDFFALGGDSFGLLHLLDEIDRLTGVELSVEEFMAKPTGAHVRAQLDAAAAEAAPGDGAAGTAAGPAGNTGGAAGADAEAIRAVAGRYAGLTVAETAADPDGPVLLTGATGFVGAHVLAELLAAGRRVVCLLRGGEERRAALVGLLRPTPGWDRAREDLLSCVDGDIARPRLGLDHARYEALAEQVAWVIHSAAAVNHVYPYANLAAVNTDSAAGIVEFAATARRKNLTYLSTTAVFTTTAYAQGSEITAGPVTALPPESDGYGRSKALAEHHFRLAGELGLSAVVLRIPNVFGDRTTRRINAGDAIWSWTRAILATGHYPRSFDLSGDELFQALPGDVVARVVTQEARPTGRPGCRFVNAAPNLVCSSRGMLAGLRAAGHHPEPLPDGDWYRMVADLDPNEVWVAALAGRLAGRPETGQPQRLHRFPLDDHPAVAEVVNHNAVWSPADLAGYLAAPELAPPTALTRTEH, from the coding sequence ATGACCTTCGACGACCGCATCGCCATCGTCGGCGTGCACCTCAAGCTGCCGGCCGGCATCGACACCACCGACGGCTTCTGGCGGCTCCTGACGGACGGCCGGGACGTGTTCACCCGTGGACCCGTCACCGACGGACACGTCAGCCTCACCTCCCACATCCCCGACGCCCACTGGTTCGCCGCCGAACCCTTCGGGATCTCGGACTACGAAGCCGGCCTCACCGACCCGCAGCACCGGCTGCTCCTCGAACTCGCCTGGGAGTGCCTGCGGACGGCCGGTTCCGGCCAGGACTCCGTGACCGGTGTCTTCTCCTCGTGCAGCCCGTCGTCGTTCTTCGAGGAGATCCTGCTGCACCGCCCCGACCTGTGGGCCCGCAACGTCAGCCAGATCCTGGAGGGCACGCAGGGCGACTACCTGGCCACCCGGATCGCCTACCGGCTCGGCCTCACCGGGCCCGCCCTCCACATCGGCACCGGCTGCTCCTCGTCGCTGGTCGCCCTCAACCAGGCGGTCCAGGCCCTCAATTCCTTCCAGTGCGACCGCGCCCTGGTCGCCGCGGCGAGCATCCACGCGCCCGGCGAGACCGGCTACGACGTCCGTGAGGGCGGCATCTACTCGGCCGACGGCCGCTGCCGGCCCTTCTCGGACGACGCCAACGGCACGGTCCCCGGCAACGGCGCCGCCGTCGTCCTGCTCAAGCGCCTCGAAGACGCCCTGACCGACGGCGACCCCGTTCACGCCGTCGTCCTGGGAAGCGCCGTCAACAACGACGGGGACCGCAAGGCGGGCTTCGCCGCCCCCGGCCTCGACGGGCAGCTCGACTGCGTCACCACCGCCCTCGACGTCGCCGAACTCGAACCCGACCAGGTGTCCTACATCGAGGCCCACGGCACCGGCACCCGCGTCGGCGACCCCATCGAACTGCGCGCCCTGGCCAAGGCGTACGGCCCCGCGGGACCCGGTGGCCGCCACGTCGGCTCCGTGAAGGCCAACATCGGCCACTGCGACGTAGCCGCGGGCCTGTTCGGGGTGATCAAGTCCGCGTTGATCCTGACGCACGGCACCGTGCCGCCCCAGATCAACTTCACCGCCCCGACCACCGCGCACGACTGGTCCGACGGCTCGCTGAACGTGGCCCGCGCCGCCGTGGACCTGCGTGCCGGCCGGGACGCGGACGCCCCGCTCATCGCCGGTGTCTCCTCCCTCGGCGTGGGCGGCACCAACGCCCACGTGCTGCTCCAGGACGCCCGCAGCCTGATCGGCGCCGACGAGGCAGCCCGCCGCGCCCCCCGCCCCGTCGTCCGGATACCGGGCCGGGTCCCGTACGAGCCCGTCGTACGCCCCGAGGCCGCAGCGGACGCCGCGGCCGCCGCCCGGGCCGGGACCGAAGCCGCCGGCACAGCCGGCACCGCGGACCCGGCGGCGCCGGTCACCGATGCGCAGCTGCTCGAACTGTTCTCGCAGCACACGGCGGAACCGGTGACCGCGATGGACGAGGACTTCTTCGCGCTCGGCGGGGACTCCTTCGGCCTGCTGCACCTCCTGGACGAGATCGACCGCCTCACCGGAGTGGAGCTCTCCGTCGAGGAGTTCATGGCGAAGCCCACCGGCGCGCATGTCCGCGCCCAGCTCGACGCGGCTGCCGCCGAGGCCGCCCCGGGCGACGGGGCCGCCGGCACCGCGGCCGGGCCCGCCGGGAACACCGGCGGCGCGGCCGGTGCGGACGCCGAGGCCATCCGTGCCGTCGCCGGCCGGTACGCCGGCCTGACCGTCGCCGAGACCGCCGCCGACCCGGACGGCCCCGTACTGCTGACCGGCGCCACCGGCTTCGTCGGCGCCCACGTCCTCGCCGAACTCCTGGCCGCCGGACGGCGCGTGGTGTGCCTGCTGCGCGGGGGCGAGGAGCGCCGCGCCGCCCTCGTCGGCCTGCTGCGCCCGACGCCCGGCTGGGACCGGGCCCGCGAGGACCTGCTCAGCTGCGTCGACGGCGACATCGCCCGCCCGCGCCTCGGCCTCGACCATGCGCGGTACGAGGCCCTCGCCGAACAGGTCGCCTGGGTGATCCACAGTGCGGCCGCCGTCAACCACGTCTACCCGTACGCGAACCTCGCCGCCGTCAACACCGACAGCGCCGCCGGCATCGTCGAGTTCGCCGCCACCGCCCGGCGCAAGAACCTCACCTACCTGTCCACCACCGCTGTCTTCACCACGACGGCGTACGCCCAGGGCAGCGAGATCACCGCCGGCCCGGTGACCGCTCTCCCGCCGGAGTCCGACGGCTACGGCCGCTCCAAGGCCCTCGCCGAGCACCACTTCCGCCTCGCCGGCGAACTCGGCCTGTCCGCCGTCGTCCTGCGCATCCCGAACGTCTTCGGGGACCGCACCACCCGCCGGATCAACGCCGGCGACGCCATCTGGAGCTGGACCAGGGCCATCCTCGCGACCGGCCACTACCCGCGCAGCTTCGACCTGAGCGGCGACGAGCTGTTCCAGGCCCTGCCCGGCGACGTGGTGGCCCGTGTCGTGACGCAGGAGGCGCGCCCGACGGGCCGGCCCGGCTGCCGCTTCGTCAACGCCGCCCCCAACCTGGTGTGCAGCTCGCGCGGCATGCTCGCCGGACTGCGCGCCGCCGGCCACCATCCCGAACCGCTGCCCGACGGCGACTGGTACCGGATGGTCGCGGACCTCGACCCGAACGAGGTGTGGGTGGCCGCACTGGCCGGCAGGCTCGCCGGCCGGCCCGAGACCGGACAGCCGCAGCGCCTGCACCGCTTCCCGCTGGACGACCACCCCGCCGTCGCCGAGGTGGTCAACCACAACGCCGTGTGGTCCCCGGCCGACCTCGCCGGCTACCTGGCCGCGCCCGAACTCGCCCCACCGACCGCCCTCACGCGCACGGAGCACTGA
- the hppD gene encoding 4-hydroxyphenylpyruvate dioxygenase: protein MTTAAEIARNDAALPVDDLRLDHVEFYVEDLDRASAHWTEHYAFTPVGTARGPHHRALALRHGRTLLILTQGTDDDHPATAYVQQHGDGVARIALRTADAAAAYEHAVARGARPVAGPAPQAGPGTPTAAAVSGFGDVVHTLVERGDSDDLPPGFEPLAPAAPAQAADGPGLLEIDHFAVCLEVGELADTVDHYREALGFREIFEERIAVGAQAMLSKVVQSRSGDITLTLIQPDPEAEPGQIDDFLKNHGGSGVQHIAFSSPDAASTVRALTRRGVEFLTTPATYYELLGRRVALRRHDLDTLRSLNLLVDEDHAGQLFQIFTRSAHPRRTLFFEVIERLGAQTFGSSNIRALYEAVELEMSRRNGPGL from the coding sequence ATGACCACGGCAGCAGAGATCGCCCGCAACGACGCAGCACTGCCCGTCGACGACCTCCGCCTCGACCACGTGGAGTTCTACGTCGAGGACCTCGACCGCGCGAGCGCCCACTGGACCGAGCACTACGCCTTCACTCCCGTCGGCACGGCCCGGGGACCCCACCACCGGGCCCTCGCCCTGCGCCACGGCCGGACCCTGCTGATCCTCACCCAGGGCACCGACGACGACCACCCGGCCACCGCCTACGTGCAGCAGCACGGCGACGGCGTCGCGCGCATCGCCCTGCGCACCGCCGACGCCGCCGCCGCGTACGAACACGCCGTCGCCCGCGGCGCCCGCCCCGTCGCCGGGCCGGCCCCGCAGGCCGGCCCGGGAACACCCACCGCCGCCGCCGTGTCGGGCTTCGGCGACGTGGTCCACACCCTCGTCGAACGAGGCGACAGCGACGACCTGCCCCCCGGTTTCGAGCCCCTGGCCCCCGCCGCCCCCGCGCAGGCCGCCGACGGGCCGGGGCTCCTGGAGATCGACCACTTCGCCGTCTGCCTGGAGGTCGGCGAACTCGCCGACACCGTGGACCACTACCGCGAGGCCCTCGGCTTCCGCGAGATCTTCGAGGAGCGGATAGCCGTCGGCGCCCAGGCGATGCTGTCGAAGGTGGTCCAGAGCCGCTCCGGCGACATCACCCTCACACTCATCCAGCCCGACCCCGAGGCCGAGCCCGGCCAGATCGACGACTTCCTCAAGAACCACGGCGGCTCCGGCGTCCAGCACATCGCCTTCTCCAGCCCCGACGCCGCCTCCACCGTCCGCGCCCTGACCCGGCGCGGCGTCGAGTTCCTCACCACCCCCGCCACCTACTACGAACTCCTCGGCCGCCGGGTGGCCCTGCGGCGCCACGACCTCGACACCCTCAGAAGCCTCAACCTCCTCGTCGACGAGGACCACGCCGGCCAGCTCTTCCAGATCTTCACCCGCTCCGCCCACCCCCGGCGGACCCTGTTCTTCGAGGTCATCGAACGGCTCGGCGCGCAGACCTTCGGCTCGTCCAACATCAGGGCCCTGTACGAGGCCGTCGAGCTGGAGATGTCCCGACGCAACGGCCCCGGGCTGTGA
- a CDS encoding pyridoxal phosphate-dependent decarboxylase family protein, whose translation MAEPSTTLGDTGDWAPVDFERHGRELLASLREHFEHVRDVPVARPYDPAGLMARLDTAAPERGEDFSRILADTWDQVVPDLVQWNHPAFHGYFSTCASFPGVLAETMTAALNVNAMLWKTSPSASALELVVLRWLADMAGYPADADAVLVGGASLATLYALGAARDAAYPHDVREHGLAGPDAAVPRIYTSDQAHSSVDKAAITLGVGLRNVVRIPADSGYRMRPDLLEAAIAEDVAAGRRPVAVVATVGTTSVAAADPLGPIADICRRHGVWLHVDAAYGGLFALSTALRPALEDVSVGDSLVVNPQKTLFVPLDATSLHCRRRGALANTYRLVPEYLTSAHPGGAADFMDLSPQLGRGFRALKLWWVIRAFGLDGLRSRLDHAVALAGELRGLAAAHPDWHCPVPSDYPLVCLRYQPSDGPRTDTPEGRAALDALNARIVAELNDAGEAFVSHSVIRDGYVIRISLANIHTTADDITRLWAALNRVAEKTR comes from the coding sequence ATGGCTGAGCCCTCCACCACGCTCGGAGACACCGGCGACTGGGCCCCCGTCGACTTCGAGCGGCACGGCCGGGAACTGCTCGCATCCCTGCGGGAGCACTTCGAGCACGTCCGGGACGTTCCGGTGGCCCGCCCGTACGACCCGGCCGGGCTGATGGCACGGCTCGACACGGCCGCCCCCGAACGGGGGGAGGACTTCTCACGCATCCTGGCCGACACGTGGGACCAGGTCGTCCCCGATCTGGTGCAGTGGAACCACCCGGCCTTCCACGGCTACTTCTCCACCTGCGCCAGCTTTCCGGGGGTCCTGGCCGAGACCATGACGGCGGCCCTCAACGTCAACGCCATGCTGTGGAAGACCAGTCCCTCGGCATCCGCCCTCGAACTGGTCGTGCTGCGCTGGCTCGCGGACATGGCCGGCTACCCCGCCGACGCGGACGCCGTCCTCGTCGGCGGGGCCTCGCTGGCCACCCTGTACGCCCTCGGCGCGGCCCGGGACGCGGCGTACCCGCACGACGTACGCGAGCACGGTCTGGCCGGCCCGGACGCGGCCGTCCCCCGGATCTACACCTCCGACCAGGCTCACAGCTCCGTGGACAAGGCGGCCATCACGCTCGGGGTCGGACTGCGCAATGTCGTGCGGATTCCGGCCGACAGCGGCTACCGCATGCGGCCGGACCTGCTCGAAGCGGCCATCGCCGAGGACGTGGCGGCAGGCCGGCGGCCCGTCGCCGTGGTCGCCACCGTCGGCACCACGTCGGTCGCCGCGGCCGATCCGCTGGGCCCCATCGCCGACATCTGCCGGCGCCACGGTGTGTGGCTCCACGTCGACGCCGCCTACGGCGGGCTGTTCGCGCTGTCCACCGCCCTGCGGCCCGCCCTGGAGGACGTGTCCGTCGGAGACTCCCTCGTCGTCAATCCGCAGAAGACGCTCTTCGTCCCCCTCGACGCCACGTCCCTGCACTGCCGCCGTCGCGGGGCCCTCGCCAACACCTACCGGCTCGTCCCCGAGTACCTCACCTCCGCCCACCCCGGTGGCGCGGCCGACTTCATGGACCTCTCACCCCAGCTGGGGCGGGGCTTCCGTGCCCTCAAACTGTGGTGGGTCATCCGGGCCTTCGGCCTCGACGGACTGCGCAGCCGCCTCGATCACGCCGTCGCTCTCGCGGGCGAACTCCGGGGTCTGGCAGCGGCGCACCCCGACTGGCACTGCCCGGTGCCGTCCGACTACCCGCTGGTGTGCCTGCGCTACCAGCCGTCGGACGGGCCACGGACCGACACCCCCGAGGGGCGGGCCGCCCTCGACGCCCTCAACGCCCGCATCGTCGCGGAACTCAACGACGCCGGCGAGGCCTTCGTCTCCCACTCCGTCATCCGCGACGGCTACGTCATCCGCATCTCCCTCGCCAACATCCACACGACCGCCGACGACATCACCCGCCTGTGGGCGGCCCTGAACCGCGTCGCGGAGAAGACCAGATGA
- a CDS encoding Dabb family protein, with the protein MIHHIVLFRLKPGITWDSPEVRAAEELQERMGEEIPDLRAWTCGRNITDRAAAHDYAVLGLLDDEAALARYLAHPFHRRTAEAWTALSDRVLADIPARPAPPTTRFPHHPEGDSRVRTR; encoded by the coding sequence ATGATCCACCACATCGTTCTGTTCCGTCTGAAGCCAGGCATCACCTGGGACAGCCCCGAGGTCCGCGCCGCCGAGGAACTCCAGGAGCGCATGGGGGAGGAGATACCGGACCTGCGGGCCTGGACCTGCGGGCGCAACATCACGGACCGCGCCGCCGCCCACGACTACGCCGTCCTCGGCCTCCTCGACGACGAGGCCGCCCTCGCCCGGTACCTCGCCCACCCGTTCCACCGGCGGACCGCCGAGGCGTGGACGGCCCTCAGCGACCGTGTCCTCGCGGACATCCCGGCCCGCCCCGCCCCGCCCACCACCCGGTTCCCGCACCACCCGGAAGGAGACTCCCGTGTCCGCACCCGCTGA
- a CDS encoding amino acid adenylation domain-containing protein — MDVNELLRRAAHGHGPRTALIDGTTTVTYTRLFATVLSHAHALRARGLGPGTTVAVCVDRSPDTVALFLATQWIGAAYLPVDDRIPPARLTFMLADAGCDLLVLEDDHPDGAALRETGTPVLTRSGLHAAHPGGTPTEAQVPATPGPVAYVLYTSGSTGLPKAVPVSAANLSFFTDWLHDTYTPEEMANAAFTISVGFDVSFAEILAPLVHGGALVLFEDLFRIGDSTVPLTSLANVPGNLARHLEHHTLPAGLKVVTSLGEPLRVELARRITAGRSLRLINAYGPTEATVYTTHHVVTPDDLDGTTTIPIGLPLPGVTAEVLAPDGTPCTAGEPGELVVTGPNVTAGYLSAHARDSTAFFRRPGAAHPSYRTGDVVVRDASGVLTCLGRSDRQCKVNGIRVDLQEITTHLLACPGVANGHVAARETPAGTRLAAFVTATPEGTAHPEDIRAKLAAVLPRYSVPHDVLIVPALPATMSGKIDEEALFTLLARPGADTDTAASAADSGADRIEDILARCTTAPDPASGHHRLHGLTSLELIALRRRLLHEHATDVPLREIYRCEDVAALADLVRRRRGNARPAPAGAPAEAPGTQACGVGEQNIWLADMLAPGSCGNNEVYRLTFTREISADRLEKALRDCVRDLPALRTAYLLRGGQLVKEAADPAALAFRLGHVPADGPRGDAAATAVGRRPFDLADPLKMRAYLLPGRPTTLLLVIHHIAIDALAVDVLLEHLENLLLDRPAPPPRAAVGTWRAPAEPDALRAWWQQRLSPLQEGSAVPVPPGDTADRRELRLTGPAHAALLATTRKARTSVFGVLHAALTTVLARRLATGAVSLATPMTKRSDEDRQVACLTNVVPLVAGPRTSDTSVPAHLAELRHGLLETLDHSDVALSDLRTFQARPDAPLVHAMLAEVRRPAPGATLFEAVEVFTGIAKLPLIFLFEDRPDALRLVAEFVPGPQATAFVESVMAAVSGEIEAITAAVTDH; from the coding sequence ATGGACGTCAACGAGCTGCTGCGGCGCGCCGCCCACGGGCACGGCCCCCGCACGGCGCTCATCGACGGCACCACCACCGTCACCTACACCCGGCTCTTCGCCACCGTCCTCAGCCATGCGCACGCCCTGCGCGCACGCGGCCTCGGCCCCGGCACCACGGTCGCCGTCTGCGTCGACCGTTCGCCGGACACCGTGGCGCTCTTCCTCGCCACCCAGTGGATCGGCGCCGCCTACCTGCCGGTCGACGACCGGATACCGCCCGCACGGCTCACGTTCATGCTGGCGGACGCCGGCTGCGACCTGCTCGTCCTGGAGGACGACCACCCCGACGGGGCCGCCCTCCGCGAGACGGGCACCCCCGTCCTGACCAGATCCGGGCTGCACGCCGCCCACCCGGGCGGCACCCCGACCGAGGCGCAGGTCCCCGCCACGCCGGGCCCCGTCGCCTACGTCCTGTACACATCCGGCTCGACGGGCCTGCCCAAGGCCGTGCCGGTCTCGGCCGCGAACCTGTCCTTCTTCACCGACTGGCTGCACGACACGTACACGCCCGAGGAAATGGCCAACGCGGCGTTCACCATCTCCGTCGGCTTCGACGTCTCCTTCGCCGAGATCCTCGCCCCCCTCGTCCACGGAGGCGCCCTCGTCCTCTTCGAGGACCTCTTCCGGATCGGGGACAGCACCGTCCCCCTCACCTCACTGGCCAACGTGCCCGGCAACCTGGCCCGCCACCTGGAACACCACACGCTGCCGGCCGGCCTCAAGGTGGTGACCTCGCTGGGCGAACCGCTGCGCGTGGAACTGGCCCGCCGCATCACCGCGGGCCGCTCACTGCGGCTCATCAACGCCTACGGGCCGACCGAGGCCACCGTCTACACCACGCACCACGTCGTCACCCCCGACGACCTCGACGGCACCACCACCATCCCGATCGGCCTCCCGCTGCCCGGGGTCACCGCCGAGGTCCTGGCACCGGACGGCACCCCCTGCACCGCGGGCGAACCGGGGGAACTGGTCGTCACCGGCCCCAACGTCACCGCCGGGTACCTGTCGGCGCACGCCCGCGACAGCACGGCGTTCTTCCGGCGTCCCGGCGCGGCCCACCCCTCCTACCGCACGGGGGACGTGGTCGTGCGCGACGCCTCGGGGGTGCTGACCTGCCTCGGCCGGTCCGACCGCCAGTGCAAGGTCAACGGGATCCGGGTCGACCTCCAGGAGATCACCACCCACCTGCTGGCGTGCCCGGGTGTCGCCAACGGTCACGTCGCCGCCCGGGAAACCCCCGCCGGCACCCGGCTCGCCGCCTTCGTCACGGCGACGCCGGAGGGAACCGCGCACCCCGAGGACATCCGGGCCAAGCTCGCCGCGGTCCTGCCCCGTTACAGCGTCCCCCACGACGTCCTGATCGTCCCCGCCCTCCCGGCGACCATGAGCGGCAAGATCGACGAGGAGGCCCTGTTCACCCTCCTCGCCCGCCCGGGCGCCGACACGGACACGGCGGCCTCCGCAGCCGACAGCGGCGCGGACCGCATCGAGGACATCCTCGCGCGCTGCACGACCGCCCCGGACCCGGCCTCCGGCCACCACCGGCTGCACGGTCTGACGTCCCTCGAACTCATCGCGCTGCGGCGGAGGCTGCTGCACGAACACGCCACCGACGTGCCCCTGAGGGAGATCTACCGCTGCGAGGACGTCGCCGCCCTCGCCGACCTGGTCCGCCGCCGCCGAGGCAACGCCCGCCCGGCCCCGGCCGGCGCGCCGGCCGAGGCCCCCGGCACCCAGGCGTGCGGCGTCGGCGAGCAGAACATCTGGCTCGCCGACATGCTCGCCCCCGGCAGCTGTGGCAACAACGAGGTCTACCGGCTGACCTTCACCCGCGAGATCTCCGCCGACCGCCTGGAGAAGGCCCTCCGGGACTGCGTCCGTGACCTCCCCGCCCTGCGCACCGCCTACCTCCTGCGCGGCGGACAGCTCGTCAAGGAGGCGGCGGATCCGGCCGCCCTCGCCTTCCGACTGGGTCACGTCCCGGCCGACGGCCCCCGCGGGGACGCGGCGGCGACAGCCGTCGGCCGCCGCCCGTTCGACCTCGCCGACCCCCTGAAGATGCGCGCGTACCTGCTGCCCGGCCGGCCCACCACCCTCCTCCTCGTCATCCACCACATCGCCATCGACGCACTCGCCGTGGACGTCCTGCTCGAACACCTGGAGAACCTGCTGCTGGACCGTCCGGCCCCGCCGCCGCGCGCCGCCGTCGGCACCTGGCGCGCCCCGGCCGAACCGGACGCCCTGCGCGCCTGGTGGCAGCAGCGGCTGTCCCCCCTCCAGGAGGGCTCCGCCGTCCCCGTGCCGCCCGGTGACACCGCCGACCGCAGGGAGCTCCGCCTCACCGGGCCCGCCCACGCGGCCCTGCTGGCCACCACGCGGAAGGCCCGCACCAGCGTCTTCGGCGTTCTGCACGCGGCGCTGACCACGGTCCTCGCCCGCCGGCTCGCCACGGGTGCGGTGTCGCTCGCCACGCCGATGACCAAGCGGAGCGACGAGGACCGGCAGGTCGCCTGCCTCACCAACGTGGTCCCGCTCGTCGCCGGCCCCCGCACCTCGGACACCTCCGTCCCGGCCCACCTGGCGGAGCTGCGCCACGGCCTCCTGGAGACCCTGGACCACTCGGACGTGGCGCTGAGCGATCTGCGGACCTTTCAGGCCCGGCCCGATGCCCCGCTGGTGCACGCCATGCTCGCCGAAGTCCGCCGGCCCGCCCCCGGGGCGACGCTCTTCGAGGCCGTGGAGGTGTTCACCGGCATCGCCAAACTGCCCCTCATCTTCCTCTTCGAGGACCGGCCCGACGCGCTCCGCCTCGTCGCCGAGTTCGTCCCCGGCCCGCAGGCGACCGCGTTCGTGGAGTCCGTGATGGCAGCCGTCAGCGGCGAGATCGAAGCCATCACCGCCGCCGTCACCGACCACTGA